One part of the Rothia sp. ZJ932 genome encodes these proteins:
- a CDS encoding histidinol-phosphate transaminase, giving the protein MSDALDAMNKLPIREDLRGRSPYGAPMIDVPVTLNVNENTHPMPQEVIDAIGREVTQVASALNRYPDREFVTLREELASFLGHGISPEQVWAANGSNEILQQLFQVFGGPGRSVMSFVPTYSMYPLLADGTNTSFIAGSRAEDFSLSAISAVEQVREHQPTIVVLCSPNNPTGTGLGLEVIKKVYESLSEYNGILIVDEAYAEFAQDPEQTALTLLPSRPNLVVTRTMSKAFAFAGVRLGYFAADPAIADAVRLVRLPYHLSSVTQATAIAALRHRTQLLANVEDIKVARDRIVQRLTELGLSPAASDSNFVFFSGLQDEKAAWQYLLDRGILVRDNGIPGHLRVTAGTQEETTQFLQALEDYLVETGAYTRASDH; this is encoded by the coding sequence GTGAGTGATGCATTAGACGCTATGAATAAGTTGCCGATTCGTGAAGACCTGCGGGGTCGTTCACCCTACGGCGCCCCCATGATTGACGTTCCGGTTACCCTCAACGTCAATGAAAATACGCATCCCATGCCGCAAGAGGTCATTGATGCTATTGGTCGAGAGGTTACTCAAGTAGCCTCTGCGCTTAACCGTTACCCTGACCGTGAGTTCGTGACCCTGCGCGAGGAGCTTGCCTCATTCTTAGGTCACGGCATCAGCCCCGAACAAGTTTGGGCTGCCAATGGCTCTAATGAAATTTTGCAGCAGTTGTTTCAGGTATTTGGCGGACCGGGCAGAAGCGTCATGAGCTTCGTGCCCACTTACTCCATGTATCCCTTGCTTGCTGATGGCACCAATACTAGCTTCATCGCCGGATCTCGTGCCGAGGATTTTTCACTTTCTGCGATTTCTGCCGTTGAGCAGGTGCGAGAGCATCAGCCAACCATCGTTGTGCTGTGTTCCCCTAACAACCCCACCGGCACCGGTCTGGGGCTTGAGGTTATCAAAAAGGTGTATGAGTCACTGAGCGAGTATAACGGCATATTGATTGTCGATGAAGCCTACGCTGAGTTCGCCCAAGACCCCGAGCAGACTGCCCTTACTCTGCTGCCATCCCGCCCTAACCTTGTTGTTACCCGAACCATGAGCAAGGCATTTGCCTTTGCGGGGGTGCGTTTGGGCTATTTTGCCGCTGATCCTGCCATCGCGGACGCCGTCCGTTTGGTACGGCTACCCTACCATCTCTCAAGCGTCACTCAGGCAACTGCTATTGCCGCTTTGCGTCATCGCACTCAACTACTTGCCAACGTTGAAGATATTAAGGTCGCCCGCGATCGCATCGTCCAAAGACTCACTGAGTTGGGACTGTCACCTGCAGCATCTGATTCTAACTTCGTCTTTTTCTCGGGCTTACAGGATGAAAAAGCCGCCTGGCAGTATCTGCTAGACAGAGGGATCCTGGTGCGAGATAACGGTATTCCCGGTCACCTGCGGGTCACCGCTGGAACGCAAGAAGAAACTACTCAATTTTTGCAGGCGCTTGAAGATTACCTGGTTGAAACGGGTGCTTACACGCGCGCATCAGATCACTAA
- the lexA gene encoding transcriptional repressor LexA, translating into MSNTADFPHGQPADRRRPLTTRQHRILTAITTSINEQGYPPSMREIGDIVGLASLSSVTHQLARLEKMGYIRRDPKRPRAIEVLDYEPGTTTEQTAEVITLPQLPTFESADESLARVPLMGRIAAGAPITAEQNVEDVLSLPRQLVGNGELFMLKVRGDSMIDAAIMDGDWVVVRSQSTANNGDIVAALLDDEATVKTFRQRDGHTWLLPQNTQYEPILGDQATIMGKVVSVLRSL; encoded by the coding sequence GTGAGCAACACTGCAGATTTTCCGCACGGCCAGCCCGCCGACCGCAGACGCCCGCTGACCACCCGTCAACACCGAATCTTGACGGCAATCACCACCTCGATTAATGAGCAGGGCTACCCGCCGTCCATGCGTGAAATTGGCGATATCGTTGGTCTAGCTTCTCTTTCATCTGTTACTCATCAGCTGGCACGACTTGAAAAGATGGGCTACATCAGGCGTGACCCCAAGCGTCCGCGCGCTATCGAGGTCTTAGACTATGAGCCAGGTACAACTACCGAACAGACCGCAGAAGTTATTACTCTGCCCCAGCTCCCCACTTTTGAATCAGCTGATGAATCCCTCGCGCGAGTGCCACTGATGGGTCGCATTGCAGCGGGTGCCCCTATCACCGCTGAACAAAATGTTGAAGATGTGCTTTCCCTCCCCCGCCAGTTGGTCGGCAATGGCGAGCTCTTCATGCTTAAAGTACGAGGCGACTCAATGATTGACGCCGCTATTATGGATGGTGACTGGGTGGTAGTGCGTTCACAGAGCACCGCCAATAACGGTGATATCGTAGCCGCGCTCCTCGATGATGAGGCAACCGTGAAAACCTTCCGCCAGCGCGACGGTCATACCTGGCTTCTTCCCCAAAACACCCAGTACGAGCCTATTCTCGGCGACCAAGCAACTATTATGGGCAAAGTCGTTTCGGTACTGCGTAGCCTGTAA
- a CDS encoding class I SAM-dependent methyltransferase: MVNQHYFSSNPDTDFVPKHLKVRLAGAEHTVVTAPGIFSPGGIDKGTAVLLAEVPPATGKNLLDIGCGWGPIALTMALESTESQVYAVDVNTRSLQLTATNAERLGATNLHASAPEDVDATLEFDLIWSNPPIRVGKDVLHDIMRTWLPRLTVGGEAYLVVQKNLGADTLQKWLFNELGNQFIVERHTTSKGFRILRVERTA; the protein is encoded by the coding sequence ATGGTCAACCAGCACTATTTTTCATCAAATCCCGATACCGACTTCGTTCCCAAACACCTTAAAGTGCGTCTAGCGGGTGCCGAGCACACCGTGGTCACGGCACCGGGTATTTTCTCCCCCGGCGGTATCGACAAAGGAACAGCCGTGCTGTTAGCAGAAGTACCCCCAGCAACCGGTAAGAACCTGCTGGATATCGGTTGCGGTTGGGGGCCTATCGCGCTCACGATGGCGTTAGAATCTACCGAATCTCAGGTCTACGCCGTTGATGTAAATACACGCTCCCTGCAACTCACCGCAACTAACGCCGAGCGGCTGGGGGCAACCAACCTACACGCATCCGCCCCCGAAGATGTTGATGCTACCCTAGAATTTGACCTTATCTGGTCAAACCCGCCCATTCGCGTCGGCAAAGATGTGCTGCACGATATTATGCGCACCTGGTTGCCCCGCTTGACAGTCGGCGGCGAGGCCTACCTAGTGGTTCAGAAGAACCTCGGTGCAGATACTTTGCAAAAGTGGCTGTTTAATGAACTCGGCAATCAGTTTATTGTGGAGCGCCATACCACGTCTAAAGGCTTCAGAATTTTGCGTGTTGAACGTACAGCCTAA
- a CDS encoding ATP-dependent DNA helicase, whose translation MSGLRDADSPVRTPLTGNEIETLPGAADVLDLLDTVVEASGGQRRDGQRLMAAHVAQSLELDRHLLVQAGTGTGKSLAYLVPAVHFAQQSDKPIIVATATLALQSQIVNRDIPRLLESFGDTPEAETQVAILKGRNNYVCVNKLEGGYPEDEQDALFSVDPGGTTGRLGEEVMRLRAWAETTDTGDRDELIPGVSDKAWRQVSVSSAECLGRKCPLFESCFAEMAKTRANESDIVITNHALLAINSFEGIGVLPEHDTVIIDEAHELADRVTGAVTGLLSPVMVQAAARSLKKNTKAESAPLETAARNLETALLGVPAELLPRGLPERIAHAMSQVMDAARTALSETKSDAKDSDAGRQLARARLTEVMELSERMLNADEKYEVIWVSRVGSWEPGRGYVAASDTDPATLHVAPLSVAGRLREGLFEDRTVVLTSATLTVGESFDSVAGALGLQGAGAPRWEAVDVGSPFDYPKQGVLYLASDLPKPGRGVSEEQLERVLELIQASRGGALGLFSSKRGAELAAEYVRKRTDLNILVQGESSLRALVKEFAEDTDSCLFGTMSLWQGVDVPGDACRLVMMDRIPFPRPDDPLSAARSRSVAQAGGNGFMAVSAYHAAIRMAQGAGRLVRSVNDRGVVAVLDSRIATQRYGSYLVKALPPFWTTQNKDQTVGALQRLAATIEPS comes from the coding sequence ATGTCAGGTCTGAGAGATGCCGATAGCCCCGTGCGTACCCCACTCACGGGTAATGAAATTGAAACTCTGCCCGGTGCCGCTGACGTTCTGGATCTTCTCGATACGGTAGTAGAGGCATCAGGCGGTCAGCGTCGTGACGGGCAGCGCCTCATGGCGGCTCATGTTGCCCAGTCTCTAGAACTTGACCGGCATTTGTTGGTTCAGGCTGGTACCGGCACGGGTAAGTCTTTAGCGTACCTGGTGCCCGCTGTTCACTTTGCCCAGCAGAGTGATAAGCCCATTATTGTTGCCACGGCGACCTTGGCTCTACAATCGCAGATTGTTAACCGAGATATTCCTCGCTTGTTGGAGTCCTTTGGTGACACTCCCGAGGCTGAAACTCAGGTTGCCATTCTCAAAGGGCGCAATAACTATGTCTGTGTCAATAAACTTGAGGGCGGTTACCCAGAGGACGAGCAGGACGCACTCTTTAGCGTCGATCCTGGCGGAACCACCGGCAGACTGGGCGAAGAAGTCATGCGCTTGCGCGCCTGGGCTGAAACCACTGATACCGGTGACCGTGATGAGCTGATTCCCGGTGTGAGCGATAAAGCTTGGCGTCAGGTTTCAGTTAGTTCAGCTGAATGCTTGGGGCGCAAATGCCCCTTGTTTGAATCGTGTTTTGCTGAGATGGCGAAGACGCGCGCTAATGAGTCTGATATTGTCATTACCAACCATGCCCTCTTAGCGATTAATTCCTTTGAGGGTATTGGGGTTTTACCCGAGCATGACACCGTCATCATCGATGAGGCACACGAGCTTGCCGACCGCGTGACCGGGGCAGTGACTGGTCTTCTCTCGCCGGTTATGGTGCAAGCTGCCGCCCGCAGCCTTAAGAAGAACACCAAAGCAGAATCTGCGCCCCTTGAAACGGCAGCTCGTAACCTCGAAACAGCGTTATTGGGCGTGCCCGCAGAACTACTGCCCCGAGGGTTACCCGAACGTATCGCTCATGCAATGAGCCAGGTGATGGATGCTGCGCGCACCGCTTTGTCAGAGACTAAGAGCGATGCAAAAGATTCTGATGCTGGTCGTCAGCTTGCCAGAGCGCGTCTCACCGAAGTCATGGAGCTCTCTGAGCGGATGCTCAACGCTGACGAGAAATACGAAGTTATTTGGGTATCTCGTGTGGGGTCCTGGGAACCTGGGCGCGGTTACGTCGCTGCTTCAGATACTGACCCTGCAACACTTCACGTAGCGCCGTTGTCTGTCGCCGGACGCCTGAGAGAAGGTCTGTTCGAAGACCGCACGGTGGTACTTACTTCGGCAACGCTGACGGTTGGTGAGTCTTTTGATTCTGTTGCCGGTGCTCTGGGACTGCAGGGCGCTGGTGCGCCTCGTTGGGAGGCCGTGGACGTTGGCTCTCCTTTTGACTACCCCAAGCAGGGTGTTCTTTACCTGGCTTCTGACCTGCCTAAACCTGGGCGCGGTGTATCGGAGGAGCAGCTTGAACGCGTCCTTGAACTGATTCAAGCTTCGCGCGGTGGCGCGCTCGGGCTTTTCTCCTCGAAGCGAGGAGCTGAGTTAGCTGCCGAATACGTTCGAAAGAGAACTGACCTCAATATTCTGGTACAGGGTGAATCTTCTTTGCGTGCCCTTGTTAAAGAGTTCGCTGAGGACACAGACTCGTGTCTGTTCGGCACCATGAGTTTGTGGCAGGGCGTTGATGTTCCGGGTGATGCGTGCCGTTTGGTCATGATGGATCGTATTCCGTTTCCACGCCCCGATGACCCCCTATCAGCGGCGCGTTCACGGTCTGTGGCGCAGGCTGGCGGTAATGGGTTCATGGCAGTCTCTGCCTATCACGCAGCGATTCGTATGGCGCAGGGAGCTGGACGTTTAGTGCGCTCGGTGAATGACCGTGGGGTTGTGGCGGTGCTCGACTCGCGTATTGCTACTCAACGTTATGGTTCCTACTTAGTCAAAGCGCTACCACCTTTTTGGACGACCCAAAACAAGGACCAAACGGTGGGTGCTTTGCAGCGGTTAGCGGCGACCATTGAACCCTCTTAG
- the hisB gene encoding imidazoleglycerol-phosphate dehydratase HisB, with protein sequence MAQTSTGIGPRTASMQRTTSESSISVEINLDGTGVSTIDTSVPFYDHMLTALSKHSLIDMNIKATGDTHIDVHHTVEDTAIVLGEVLKQALGDKAGIRRFGQAIVPLDEAIASAVVDISGRPYLVHSGEPDGFEFHLIGGHFTGSMVRHLFEAFAYHAGICLHINVLGGRDPHHIAEAEFKALARALRQAVEPDPRHKDIPSTKGAL encoded by the coding sequence ATGGCTCAGACCTCCACAGGCATTGGCCCACGCACCGCATCGATGCAGCGCACTACCAGCGAGTCTTCTATTAGTGTTGAGATTAACCTCGATGGTACCGGCGTTTCTACCATCGATACTTCGGTGCCTTTCTACGATCACATGCTCACCGCCCTCTCGAAGCACTCATTGATTGATATGAATATCAAAGCAACCGGTGATACTCATATCGATGTGCATCATACGGTGGAGGATACCGCTATTGTGCTGGGCGAGGTGCTCAAACAAGCGTTGGGAGATAAGGCGGGAATCCGCCGTTTTGGTCAGGCAATAGTTCCCCTTGATGAAGCTATCGCCTCGGCGGTCGTGGACATTTCGGGTAGACCTTATCTCGTGCATAGCGGCGAGCCAGATGGTTTTGAATTTCATCTGATTGGCGGTCACTTTACCGGTTCTATGGTGCGCCACCTCTTCGAGGCTTTCGCTTACCACGCCGGCATTTGCCTGCACATCAATGTTTTGGGTGGACGCGACCCCCACCATATTGCCGAGGCTGAGTTTAAAGCGCTAGCGCGAGCACTGCGCCAGGCTGTTGAGCCTGACCCGCGTCATAAGGACATTCCTTCTACGAAGGGCGCTCTCTAA
- the priA gene encoding bifunctional 1-(5-phosphoribosyl)-5-((5-phosphoribosylamino)methylideneamino)imidazole-4-carboxamide isomerase/phosphoribosylanthranilate isomerase PriA — MNKRLELLPAVDVADGQAVRLVQGEAGSETGYGDPVEAALAWQNAGAEWLHLVDLDAAFGRGDNLDVLQRVAAALDIKIEMSGGIRDDESLERALSLKPARINLGTAALENPEWTRRVIAEHGDVIAVGLDVRGTTLAARGWTKEGGDLWDVLDRLEADGCARYVVTDVTKDGTLQGPNLELLKQVAERTDKPVVASGGISNLEDIRALRELVEYGVEGAIMGKALYAGKFTLEEALDVAGHPE, encoded by the coding sequence ATGAATAAAAGACTCGAACTGCTGCCGGCAGTGGATGTAGCTGATGGTCAGGCTGTGCGCCTGGTTCAGGGTGAAGCTGGCTCAGAAACAGGTTATGGCGATCCTGTTGAAGCGGCTCTGGCATGGCAGAATGCTGGTGCTGAGTGGCTTCACCTCGTTGATCTTGATGCGGCATTTGGTAGGGGAGATAATCTCGATGTTCTCCAGCGAGTTGCAGCTGCCCTTGATATTAAGATTGAGATGTCAGGTGGTATTCGTGATGATGAGTCTTTGGAACGTGCGCTGAGCCTCAAGCCTGCCCGTATTAACTTGGGTACTGCAGCCCTTGAGAATCCTGAGTGGACCCGTCGCGTCATTGCTGAACATGGTGATGTGATTGCTGTGGGCCTGGATGTTCGTGGAACCACCCTTGCTGCCCGTGGTTGGACGAAGGAGGGCGGCGATTTGTGGGACGTGCTTGATCGCCTTGAAGCTGATGGCTGTGCTCGCTATGTGGTGACGGACGTGACCAAGGACGGTACCTTGCAGGGGCCCAACCTTGAGCTTCTGAAGCAGGTTGCTGAACGTACGGATAAGCCGGTTGTTGCCTCCGGCGGTATCTCTAACCTTGAGGATATTCGCGCTTTGCGTGAGCTCGTAGAATACGGGGTAGAAGGTGCCATTATGGGTAAGGCGTTGTACGCCGGTAAGTTCACTTTGGAAGAAGCCCTTGATGTTGCGGGGCACCCCGAGTAA
- a CDS encoding SseB family protein: MAEEFATQRSSSPRQLPAHIAAQLASAGRETDTGGQPWAGRNLGEGTSHTHQFPDDSGAADARLQLVLEAFADGRAGEAEVVAALRDTRVFAAVVAQLTQAHVTDEGLVSDKESDMALVSIQAPDGRKALPLFTSTEGLTSWHEQARPVAADIRKTALSAVDDGNQLLVINPGDDVTFVVRRPALWALAKDESWVPSYCDPEISRELTALAQGIGSIVQVRVSRGEGSNTAHRSGKVLDGGGSGPELKITLVLAPGLDREGLNTVVGAYQQKLATSQVISDKVDSVQMALISAQEH, encoded by the coding sequence ATGGCTGAAGAGTTTGCAACTCAGCGTTCTTCATCCCCGCGCCAGCTACCTGCTCATATTGCTGCTCAGCTTGCTAGTGCTGGTCGTGAAACCGATACCGGTGGTCAGCCGTGGGCTGGGCGTAATCTGGGTGAGGGTACATCGCATACTCATCAGTTTCCCGATGATTCAGGTGCTGCGGATGCTCGTTTGCAGTTAGTTCTTGAGGCTTTTGCTGATGGACGCGCGGGTGAGGCTGAGGTGGTTGCTGCCCTTCGTGATACTCGTGTGTTTGCTGCTGTGGTGGCTCAGCTGACTCAGGCGCATGTGACTGATGAGGGGCTGGTCTCTGATAAAGAGTCAGATATGGCACTGGTGAGCATTCAGGCTCCGGACGGTCGTAAGGCGTTACCCCTGTTCACCAGCACTGAGGGGCTGACGAGCTGGCATGAGCAGGCGCGTCCTGTTGCTGCGGATATTCGAAAGACCGCGTTGAGTGCTGTGGACGATGGCAATCAATTATTGGTGATTAACCCTGGTGATGATGTGACGTTCGTGGTGAGACGCCCGGCTCTGTGGGCGCTGGCTAAGGACGAGTCATGGGTTCCTTCCTATTGTGACCCGGAGATTAGCCGTGAGCTGACCGCCTTGGCGCAGGGTATCGGCAGCATTGTGCAGGTGCGTGTATCGAGGGGCGAGGGATCCAACACGGCTCACCGCTCGGGGAAAGTTCTTGACGGTGGCGGCTCTGGCCCTGAGCTGAAGATTACGCTGGTGCTTGCTCCCGGCTTAGACCGTGAAGGCTTGAACACTGTGGTTGGAGCCTACCAGCAAAAGTTGGCGACCTCTCAGGTTATTTCTGACAAGGTCGATTCTGTGCAGATGGCTCTTATCTCTGCGCAGGAGCATTGA
- the dapF gene encoding diaminopimelate epimerase, producing MTEQERWGELSGIPLTKGQGTGNDFVFVTDEHGALSLDPELVARVCDRHFGIGADGFIRAIKTSELAEGKYLLDEAEDAEWFMDYRNADGSISEMCGNGVRAFIEYLITQKLLILEEGEHVRIGTRAGIKTVARIDNGYAVDMGPWSFIDGDSARDNGHDAMVTARGLKTPRPAVSISMGNPHTVVALGTEGKLEGLGLETAPKVTPVPPEGTNVEFVVPEEIEETEAETGEANVGAIRMRVYERGVGETLSCGTGACAAAAAVRFWGGDEAPDEWLVHVPGGTLAVTFVLGPDNLEHVVLAGPAEMTGKVTLG from the coding sequence ATGACTGAACAAGAACGCTGGGGTGAACTTTCCGGTATTCCCCTGACCAAGGGGCAGGGTACCGGTAATGATTTTGTGTTTGTAACCGATGAGCATGGTGCGCTGTCGTTGGATCCTGAATTGGTGGCACGTGTATGCGACCGCCACTTTGGTATTGGCGCTGACGGTTTCATTCGTGCTATCAAAACCTCAGAGCTCGCTGAGGGCAAGTATCTGCTCGATGAAGCTGAAGATGCCGAGTGGTTCATGGACTACCGCAATGCCGACGGTTCTATCTCGGAGATGTGCGGCAACGGGGTGCGCGCTTTCATCGAGTACCTGATCACCCAGAAATTACTCATTCTTGAAGAAGGCGAGCATGTTCGCATTGGCACTCGCGCCGGCATCAAGACGGTGGCGCGGATTGATAACGGGTATGCCGTAGATATGGGCCCTTGGAGCTTTATTGACGGTGATTCTGCCCGCGATAATGGGCACGACGCGATGGTGACCGCCCGAGGGCTTAAGACCCCGCGTCCTGCTGTCTCTATTTCGATGGGCAACCCCCACACTGTGGTTGCTCTGGGTACTGAGGGCAAACTAGAAGGCTTGGGGTTGGAGACCGCGCCGAAGGTGACCCCTGTTCCACCGGAGGGCACTAACGTTGAGTTTGTGGTGCCCGAAGAAATTGAAGAAACAGAGGCTGAAACCGGTGAAGCTAATGTGGGTGCGATTCGCATGCGAGTGTACGAACGCGGCGTGGGGGAGACTCTCTCATGCGGTACCGGTGCGTGTGCCGCTGCCGCTGCCGTCCGCTTCTGGGGTGGAGATGAAGCTCCGGACGAGTGGCTGGTTCATGTGCCCGGTGGTACCCTGGCAGTGACCTTCGTGCTGGGTCCCGATAATCTAGAGCATGTAGTGCTGGCAGGGCCGGCAGAAATGACCGGCAAGGTTACCCTGGGCTAG
- a CDS encoding LysM peptidoglycan-binding domain-containing protein → MSSVVIQRPVRPGTAFSRAHAVFERPRASAPQSPVQLKVIKPARALPAQRTPRAEQPIMPHVERPRPRFGMRRLALMTLAALVALGALAFIVPRDAQAGESLRVSEVSYTLTVKHGQSLWEIAQQVEPERDTRDVMSEIMKINGLTDTALSAGQDLEIPVTNH, encoded by the coding sequence ATGAGCAGCGTAGTGATTCAGCGTCCGGTGCGCCCAGGTACCGCATTTTCTCGTGCCCATGCAGTTTTCGAACGCCCCCGCGCGTCCGCGCCGCAGAGCCCGGTTCAGCTTAAGGTCATCAAGCCCGCGCGTGCCCTGCCTGCTCAGAGGACTCCACGAGCTGAGCAGCCTATAATGCCCCACGTGGAACGACCCCGTCCGCGTTTTGGTATGCGCCGTCTTGCGCTGATGACTCTGGCGGCACTGGTGGCTTTGGGTGCTTTAGCATTCATTGTCCCTCGTGATGCCCAGGCGGGGGAGAGTCTTCGGGTATCTGAGGTTTCATACACCCTCACTGTGAAGCACGGGCAGTCTCTATGGGAAATTGCTCAGCAGGTGGAGCCCGAGCGCGATACTCGCGATGTGATGTCAGAGATTATGAAAATCAACGGGCTGACAGACACCGCTCTCTCAGCTGGCCAAGATTTGGAAATCCCTGTCACAAATCATTAA
- the hflX gene encoding GTPase HflX, protein MSDTSNTEKLPSDEQLRATVDRVLGRAESPENTRVLDTRARELSNLTREHSSYDGDQQDLAERRALRRVAGLSTELEDVTEVEYRQLRLERVVLAGLWTEGTVQDAENSLRELAALAETAGSEVLDGLVQRRLKPDPGTFLGSGKALELQEIVEMHGADTVIVDAELAPSQRRALEDVVKVKVIDRTALILDIFAQHAKSREGKAQVELAQLEYMLPRLRGWGESLSRQAGGRAASGEGIGSRGPGETKIELDRRRLRSRMAKLRREIAQMAPARETKRLNRKRNRVPSVAIAGYTNAGKSSLLNRLTDAGVLVENALFATLDPTVRKAQTPDGVGYTLSDTVGFVRSLPTQLVEAFRSTLEEVADADLIVHVVDVSHPDPEGQIHAVREVFTEVEAQNIPEIVVLNKADAADPFVIERLRQREENTVVVSARTGEGIEELKQLIADMIPRPSIEVHLLVPYNHGEIVSRLHEWDAEILRTAFVSDGTYVQALVREEVASDLAEYVLDDDLLEVLQPEIEEAEVTGATETVR, encoded by the coding sequence GTGAGCGATACCTCCAACACCGAAAAACTGCCCAGTGACGAGCAGTTGCGAGCAACTGTCGATCGAGTGTTGGGCAGAGCAGAATCACCGGAGAACACTCGGGTGCTTGATACTCGAGCTCGTGAGCTCTCTAACCTTACCCGTGAACACTCGTCCTACGATGGTGACCAGCAGGACCTCGCAGAGCGCCGTGCGTTGCGCCGTGTAGCCGGTCTCTCCACCGAGCTCGAAGACGTGACCGAAGTTGAATACCGCCAGTTGCGCCTTGAGCGCGTTGTACTTGCCGGGTTGTGGACCGAAGGCACCGTCCAGGACGCTGAAAACTCCCTGCGTGAGCTGGCAGCGCTTGCTGAAACCGCGGGTTCTGAAGTGCTGGACGGTTTGGTGCAGCGTCGCCTCAAACCAGATCCCGGTACCTTCTTGGGCTCAGGCAAAGCCCTAGAGCTCCAAGAAATTGTGGAGATGCACGGTGCCGATACCGTGATTGTTGATGCCGAACTCGCCCCCTCCCAGCGCCGCGCCCTTGAAGACGTGGTGAAGGTAAAAGTCATTGACCGCACCGCCCTGATTCTTGATATCTTCGCCCAGCACGCGAAATCACGCGAAGGTAAAGCTCAGGTGGAGCTCGCCCAGCTGGAATACATGCTTCCTCGTCTGCGCGGTTGGGGTGAATCCCTCTCTCGTCAGGCAGGTGGACGCGCCGCCAGTGGTGAAGGTATTGGCTCGCGTGGTCCCGGTGAAACCAAAATTGAACTTGACCGCCGCCGTCTGCGCTCGCGCATGGCGAAATTGCGCCGCGAAATTGCTCAGATGGCTCCTGCACGCGAGACTAAGCGTCTTAACCGCAAACGTAACCGTGTGCCCTCTGTTGCTATCGCAGGGTACACGAACGCGGGTAAGTCTTCGTTGCTCAACCGCCTGACCGATGCCGGTGTGTTGGTTGAAAACGCTCTGTTCGCAACCCTAGACCCCACCGTCCGTAAGGCTCAGACCCCTGACGGAGTAGGTTACACTCTCTCCGATACTGTGGGCTTTGTACGTTCCTTGCCTACCCAGCTGGTGGAGGCTTTCCGCTCCACCCTTGAAGAGGTAGCTGACGCTGATTTGATTGTGCATGTGGTAGACGTTTCGCACCCTGACCCCGAGGGGCAGATTCACGCGGTGCGTGAGGTTTTCACCGAGGTTGAGGCACAAAATATCCCCGAGATTGTTGTACTCAATAAGGCGGATGCCGCTGACCCCTTTGTGATTGAGCGTTTGCGTCAGCGTGAAGAAAACACCGTGGTGGTTTCGGCACGCACCGGTGAAGGTATTGAAGAGCTCAAGCAGCTGATTGCCGATATGATTCCCCGCCCCTCAATTGAGGTGCATCTGCTGGTGCCCTACAACCACGGAGAAATCGTCTCACGTTTGCATGAGTGGGACGCTGAAATTCTGCGTACCGCCTTTGTCTCAGATGGCACTTACGTTCAGGCACTCGTCCGCGAAGAAGTCGCGTCCGACTTGGCTGAATACGTGCTTGATGATGACCTGCTGGAAGTTCTGCAACCCGAAATTGAAGAGGCAGAGGTCACCGGCGCAACCGAAACGGTGCGCTAA
- the hisH gene encoding imidazole glycerol phosphate synthase subunit HisH — MTVDDKPTVTVLDYGAGNIRSAVRALEEAGAIVRLSRAEADVLGADGLVVPGVGAFDAVMTGLKQADALRMIGRRVAGGRPVLGICVGLQVLFERGVEHGIESEGMGEWPGTVEKLKAEVVPHMGWNTVEVPEGSTLFRGIESERFYFVHSYGVQRWEFDQNNESMVPPQVTWSHHGAPFIAAVENGPLSATQFHPEKSGDAGIALLRNWVGSLPRTGRLKEGI; from the coding sequence ATGACTGTTGATGATAAGCCAACGGTAACCGTGCTTGATTACGGTGCCGGTAATATTCGCTCCGCCGTTCGCGCCTTAGAAGAAGCCGGGGCTATTGTTCGTCTTTCACGCGCTGAGGCTGATGTTTTGGGTGCTGATGGTCTAGTGGTGCCCGGTGTTGGTGCTTTCGACGCTGTTATGACAGGTCTCAAACAGGCTGATGCCCTGCGTATGATTGGTCGCAGGGTGGCGGGCGGACGTCCGGTGCTTGGTATATGCGTGGGTTTGCAGGTGCTTTTTGAGCGCGGTGTTGAGCACGGTATTGAGTCTGAGGGTATGGGTGAGTGGCCCGGCACTGTCGAGAAACTCAAGGCTGAGGTTGTACCTCACATGGGGTGGAACACCGTTGAGGTGCCTGAAGGCTCAACCCTGTTCAGGGGCATTGAGAGTGAGCGTTTCTATTTTGTGCATTCGTACGGTGTGCAACGGTGGGAGTTTGACCAGAACAATGAGTCGATGGTGCCCCCTCAAGTGACCTGGTCACACCACGGTGCTCCTTTCATCGCTGCTGTTGAGAACGGGCCGCTGAGCGCAACCCAGTTTCACCCCGAAAAATCGGGGGATGCAGGTATCGCCCTTTTGCGTAATTGGGTTGGCTCCCTTCCGCGTACCGGCAGATTGAAGGAGGGCATCTAG